One Methylomonas sp. LL1 DNA window includes the following coding sequences:
- a CDS encoding STAS domain-containing protein: MQTLAIDGELTIFTAAKRKPHLLEFLKSADELELNLAAVTEIDTAGLQLLILLKREAARAGKSLSFVMHSNAVLETLELANLTSSFGDQVMLTRGQE; this comes from the coding sequence ATGCAAACCCTGGCTATTGATGGCGAATTAACCATTTTTACCGCAGCCAAGCGGAAACCTCATTTACTTGAATTTTTGAAATCCGCCGACGAGCTGGAGCTCAATCTTGCGGCTGTCACCGAAATCGACACGGCGGGCCTGCAACTACTGATTTTATTGAAGCGCGAAGCCGCTCGAGCAGGAAAAAGCCTGAGTTTTGTGATGCACAGCAACGCCGTGCTGGAGACATTGGAGCTTGCCAATCTCACCAGCTCGTTTGGCGATCAGGTTATGCTGACCCGCGGCCAGGAGTAA
- a CDS encoding chemotaxis protein CheW, whose amino-acid sequence MSVIATNDQLPAVLAENRLAGAGQYLTFVLGSEVYALGILHIKEIIDYGNLTEVPMMPACVRGVINLRGSVVPVVDLMARFGKGNTSIAKRTGIVIVETVGQSADNQQDIGIIVDAVNEVIDIARQDIEPPPSFGAGIRPEFINGMAKRNDRFIILLDVNKVLSVEEMVALGKSGDRLAAPE is encoded by the coding sequence ATGTCAGTCATCGCAACTAACGACCAATTACCGGCCGTGCTGGCGGAAAACCGGCTTGCCGGTGCCGGCCAATACCTCACCTTCGTGCTCGGCAGCGAGGTCTATGCGCTTGGGATTTTGCACATCAAGGAAATTATCGATTACGGCAATTTGACCGAAGTGCCGATGATGCCGGCCTGCGTGCGTGGCGTAATCAACCTGCGCGGTAGCGTGGTGCCGGTAGTCGATCTGATGGCGCGTTTCGGTAAAGGCAATACCTCGATTGCCAAGCGCACCGGTATTGTCATCGTCGAAACAGTTGGTCAATCCGCCGATAATCAGCAGGATATCGGCATCATTGTCGACGCAGTCAACGAAGTGATCGATATAGCCCGGCAAGACATAGAGCCTCCGCCCAGTTTCGGTGCCGGCATCAGGCCGGAATTCATCAACGGCATGGCCAAACGCAACGACCGCTTCATCATACTGCTCGACGTCAATAAGGTCTTGTCGGTGGAAGAGATGGTGGCTTTAGGCAAAAGCGGCGATAGGCTTGCCGCTCCGGAATAA
- a CDS encoding methyl-accepting chemotaxis protein — MKNIKIAAKLGLGYGMAILILLAIGGFSFLTLDKADTQWHSFENNDIVKKDLIANGNRTLGDAIHHFKNYLLRGAQYDRKFSSDIEALKRIVASYRAIAKTTDEERALLREIDAAADAYLADMGKLVQLRGDGANIEALDTGIKGADKPIYAAFEQLQILSAKQFSQSTQEFGEALDNAKAIIGVMMLLALVLMAVLSASITSAITRPLRNALEVVNRISEGDFRNSLDINRKDEIGQLLAAMKRMSDTLTSVLLDTDNLIEAASVGKLDARADSDQYHGDFRKLVAGLNQAIATIAEPVKLASVYIDQIAVGMIPATITTDYKGEYRVIRDNLNILVKLMGDLQAQIDIIIQAASDGELDKRADAEMFSGDWNKLVKGINQSLDCIVLPINEVIEVLARVEQGDLTYSVKGNYQGQLGDFKDTVNNTVSQLSHTMEEVVDAADQLGNSSGQISSTSQSLSQATTEQAAGVEETTSSIEQMVSSIKQNAENAQVTDSMAGKASKEAIEGGEAVKQTVEAMKVIADKIGIVDDIAYQTNMLALNAAIEAARAGDHGKGFAVVAAEVRKLAERSQIAAREIGQLAETSVSTAENAGQLLDAIVPNIATTSTLVREIVAASREQSSGVVQINTAMNQMNQITQQNASTAEELASTAEEMTGQAKHLQTLMSFFKIGQHTNAGMAGAEIDIDLNEAIQAHGEWKTKLGNACQFREHMDSATISRDDCCKLGKWLHGKARRDYRQLGGYSDCVKKHAAFHREAGKVAEFINSEQYAVAETMLKNGSRYASVSAEVCKAIVALKKEAGL; from the coding sequence ATGAAAAATATCAAAATTGCAGCCAAGCTCGGCCTTGGTTATGGCATGGCTATCTTGATTCTGTTGGCAATTGGAGGGTTTTCCTTTCTAACTTTGGACAAGGCCGACACACAGTGGCATAGCTTCGAAAACAATGACATCGTCAAGAAGGACTTGATCGCCAATGGCAACCGTACCCTGGGCGATGCGATTCACCATTTCAAAAACTATCTGCTGCGCGGCGCCCAATACGACCGGAAATTCTCATCTGATATCGAAGCCCTCAAGCGCATTGTCGCTTCCTATCGAGCCATTGCCAAAACCACCGACGAAGAGCGCGCATTGCTCCGAGAGATCGATGCGGCGGCGGATGCCTATCTGGCGGATATGGGAAAACTGGTTCAATTGCGGGGCGATGGAGCTAACATCGAGGCTTTGGACACGGGCATCAAGGGCGCGGACAAACCTATTTATGCCGCATTCGAACAGTTGCAAATTCTGTCCGCAAAACAATTCAGCCAGTCGACTCAAGAATTTGGCGAGGCATTGGATAATGCCAAGGCCATTATCGGAGTCATGATGCTGCTGGCCTTGGTACTGATGGCCGTACTGTCGGCAAGCATCACCTCGGCGATTACTCGGCCGCTACGGAATGCGCTGGAAGTGGTCAATCGTATTTCCGAGGGCGATTTTCGCAATAGCCTCGACATCAACCGCAAGGACGAAATCGGCCAGTTATTGGCCGCCATGAAACGGATGAGCGATACGCTAACAAGCGTGCTGCTTGATACCGATAACCTGATAGAAGCCGCTTCGGTGGGTAAACTCGATGCGCGGGCCGATTCGGATCAATACCATGGCGATTTCCGCAAACTGGTTGCCGGCCTCAACCAGGCTATCGCTACCATTGCCGAACCGGTCAAATTAGCCTCGGTCTATATCGATCAAATTGCCGTGGGTATGATCCCCGCCACTATCACGACCGATTACAAGGGCGAATACCGGGTCATTCGCGATAATCTCAACATCCTGGTTAAGCTAATGGGCGACTTGCAGGCCCAGATCGACATCATCATTCAGGCGGCAAGCGATGGCGAACTGGATAAACGCGCCGATGCCGAGATGTTTTCCGGGGACTGGAATAAATTGGTAAAAGGCATCAATCAATCCCTGGATTGTATTGTTCTGCCAATCAACGAAGTCATAGAGGTTTTAGCTCGGGTCGAACAAGGCGATTTGACGTATAGCGTCAAGGGTAACTACCAAGGCCAGCTCGGCGATTTTAAGGACACCGTCAACAACACAGTCTCGCAACTATCACACACCATGGAAGAAGTCGTCGACGCGGCCGACCAGTTGGGCAATTCTTCCGGCCAGATCAGTTCCACGTCGCAATCCCTATCTCAGGCAACCACCGAACAGGCGGCCGGCGTCGAGGAAACCACCTCGAGTATCGAACAGATGGTATCCAGCATCAAGCAAAATGCCGAGAATGCCCAAGTCACCGACAGCATGGCGGGCAAAGCCTCCAAGGAGGCTATCGAAGGCGGCGAGGCGGTGAAACAAACCGTGGAAGCGATGAAGGTTATCGCCGATAAAATAGGTATTGTCGATGACATCGCCTATCAAACCAATATGTTGGCCCTGAACGCCGCGATCGAAGCCGCTCGCGCCGGCGATCACGGCAAAGGCTTCGCGGTAGTGGCGGCGGAGGTGCGCAAACTGGCCGAACGCAGCCAGATCGCGGCCCGGGAAATCGGGCAACTGGCGGAAACCAGTGTCAGTACCGCGGAGAATGCCGGGCAACTGCTGGATGCCATCGTACCCAACATCGCCACGACCTCGACCCTGGTAAGGGAAATCGTTGCCGCGTCGCGGGAACAATCCTCCGGGGTGGTACAGATCAATACCGCAATGAACCAGATGAACCAGATCACGCAGCAAAACGCCTCGACCGCCGAAGAGCTGGCGAGCACCGCCGAGGAAATGACAGGCCAGGCCAAGCATCTGCAAACGTTGATGAGTTTTTTCAAGATCGGACAGCATACCAACGCGGGCATGGCCGGAGCGGAGATTGATATCGACTTGAATGAAGCCATCCAGGCGCATGGCGAATGGAAAACCAAATTGGGCAATGCGTGCCAATTCAGAGAACACATGGATAGCGCCACCATCAGCCGCGACGACTGCTGCAAACTTGGCAAATGGCTGCATGGCAAGGCCAGGCGCGATTATCGGCAACTGGGCGGTTATTCGGATTGTGTAAAGAAACATGCCGCTTTCCACCGCGAGGCCGGCAAGGTGGCCGAATTCATTAATAGCGAGCAGTATGCCGTGGCTGAAACCATGCTGAAGAACGGTAGCCGGTATGCCTCGGTATCCGCCGAGGTCTGTAAGGCTATTGTGGCGTTGAAGAAAGAAGCGGGCTTGTAA
- a CDS encoding chemotaxis protein CheA, translating into MNFDAEMRDALKTFTVESLELLQDMEDGLLGLEQDPDPAERINAIFRTAHTIKGSAGLFGLDHIVAFTHVVESVLDSLRDGKLSVTSELVAALLPCRDHISVLIGCVADGQTEEDSTLTAAGRQLLDGLQPFLNSRPNSSVTAVAQPDDKVEAVGGGVIEAGNWHLFLQFGENSLRDGMDPLSFIRYLATLGEIVHIATLSHSIPDAENMNPENSYLGFEIILKSDASKETIDRAFDFVRDGSHIHILPLENRIPYYVELIESLTEDNAQLGELLIKSGVITQRELEQGLKTQQTQAETLPENARIGEILVDQQVVQQPLIDAALEKQKQLKDTKARENQSIRVDAERLDKLIDLIGELVISTAAASLRAQQIGDVALQETNAGVISLVEEVRDSALQLRMVPIGTTFSRFQRVVRDVSKELGKDIKLVISGAETEVDKSVVEKIGDPLMHLVRNAMDHGIERAEIRAERGKPVQGTLRLNAYHSSGNIVIEVGDDGGGLDRDKIMAKAVERELIPAGATLSDQEIYALIFEPGFSTADQVSSLSGRGVGMDVVKRNITELRGIIHVDSLPGQGTTLRIHLPLTLAIIDGFLVGVGDTSYVIPLDRVVECVELPVDDNRDYMELRGEVLPFIRLRNLFRKSGGLARRQNVIVVEHLDLKAGLVVDKLMGELQTVIKPLGKLFGHVQGIGGSTILGSGEVALIIDVPTMLRQQEQGSAAG; encoded by the coding sequence ATGAACTTCGATGCGGAAATGCGCGATGCGCTTAAAACCTTCACCGTCGAAAGTCTCGAACTATTGCAGGATATGGAAGACGGATTACTTGGCCTGGAACAAGACCCGGATCCCGCCGAACGCATTAATGCCATATTTCGAACCGCTCACACCATCAAGGGTTCCGCCGGTCTGTTCGGGCTGGATCATATCGTCGCCTTCACCCATGTGGTGGAAAGCGTGCTCGATAGCTTGCGCGACGGTAAATTGTCGGTCACCTCGGAACTGGTCGCCGCGCTACTGCCTTGCCGCGATCATATTTCCGTGTTGATAGGCTGCGTTGCCGACGGCCAAACCGAGGAAGACTCTACGCTGACAGCCGCCGGCCGGCAACTGCTGGACGGATTACAGCCTTTTTTGAATTCCAGGCCGAACAGCAGCGTAACTGCGGTTGCCCAGCCTGACGACAAGGTCGAGGCCGTCGGTGGAGGGGTTATCGAAGCCGGTAACTGGCATCTATTCCTGCAATTCGGCGAAAACAGCCTGCGCGATGGCATGGATCCCTTGTCGTTTATTCGCTATCTGGCAACCTTGGGCGAAATCGTGCATATAGCAACCCTCAGCCATTCGATACCGGATGCGGAGAATATGAACCCGGAAAACAGTTACCTGGGTTTCGAAATTATCTTGAAAAGCGATGCGAGCAAGGAAACCATCGACAGGGCATTCGATTTCGTCCGCGACGGCAGCCACATTCACATCTTGCCGCTGGAAAATCGTATCCCCTATTACGTCGAACTGATCGAGTCGCTAACGGAAGACAACGCCCAACTCGGCGAACTGCTGATCAAAAGCGGGGTGATTACCCAACGCGAACTGGAACAAGGTCTGAAAACGCAACAAACTCAAGCTGAAACCTTGCCGGAAAACGCCCGCATCGGCGAAATTCTGGTGGATCAGCAAGTGGTACAGCAGCCATTGATCGATGCCGCGCTGGAAAAACAAAAACAGCTTAAGGATACTAAAGCCCGCGAAAACCAAAGCATCCGGGTCGACGCCGAACGCCTGGACAAATTGATAGACTTGATCGGCGAATTGGTGATTTCCACCGCCGCCGCCAGCCTGCGTGCTCAGCAAATTGGCGATGTAGCCTTACAGGAAACCAATGCCGGCGTAATCAGCCTGGTCGAGGAAGTGCGCGACAGCGCGTTGCAATTGCGGATGGTGCCGATAGGTACCACCTTCAGCCGCTTTCAGCGCGTGGTACGCGATGTCAGCAAGGAACTGGGCAAGGACATCAAGCTGGTGATCAGCGGCGCTGAAACCGAAGTCGATAAATCGGTGGTCGAAAAAATCGGCGATCCGTTGATGCATCTGGTGCGCAACGCGATGGACCACGGCATCGAACGCGCGGAGATCCGCGCCGAACGCGGCAAACCCGTGCAAGGCACCTTGCGGCTCAACGCTTATCACAGTTCCGGTAACATTGTGATCGAAGTCGGCGACGACGGCGGCGGATTGGACCGCGATAAAATCATGGCCAAGGCGGTCGAACGCGAACTGATACCAGCGGGAGCAACGCTCAGCGACCAGGAAATTTACGCGCTGATCTTCGAACCCGGTTTCTCCACCGCCGACCAGGTGTCCAGTTTGTCGGGACGTGGGGTCGGCATGGACGTGGTCAAACGCAACATCACCGAATTGCGCGGCATTATTCATGTCGACAGCCTGCCCGGCCAAGGCACCACGCTACGCATCCATCTGCCGCTGACGCTGGCGATCATCGACGGTTTCCTGGTCGGCGTCGGCGATACCTCGTATGTGATTCCGCTGGATCGGGTGGTGGAATGCGTGGAGCTGCCGGTCGACGACAACCGTGACTACATGGAACTGCGTGGCGAAGTGTTGCCGTTTATCCGCTTGCGCAATCTGTTCCGTAAAAGTGGCGGATTGGCGCGGCGGCAAAACGTCATCGTCGTCGAGCATCTCGACCTGAAAGCCGGCTTGGTGGTCGACAAATTGATGGGAGAACTGCAAACCGTGATCAAACCCTTGGGCAAATTGTTCGGCCACGTACAGGGTATCGGTGGGTCGACCATCCTCGGTAGCGGCGAAGTCGCGCTGATTATCGATGTTCCGACCATGCTTAGACAGCAAGAACAAGGTTCCGCAGCCGGCTGA
- the nth gene encoding endonuclease III, with the protein MNNSIRLAIFDRLAAAIPEPTTELNYSTPFELLVAVVLSAQATDKGVNKATEKLFPVANTPQTILALGEDGLKEYIKTIGLFNSKAANIIKLCEALLSRHHGQVPQSREALEALAGVGRKTANVILNTAFDQPTIAVDTHIFRVANRTGLAPGKNVLEVEKKLDKTVPKQHKKDAHHLLILHGRYVCVARKPRCPSCCIADLCEFKEKTWQ; encoded by the coding sequence ATGAACAATTCAATCCGATTGGCGATTTTCGATCGCCTCGCCGCCGCCATTCCGGAGCCGACCACAGAACTGAACTACAGCACGCCGTTCGAACTACTGGTCGCGGTGGTGTTGTCGGCTCAAGCCACCGATAAGGGAGTCAACAAGGCTACTGAAAAATTGTTTCCGGTTGCCAACACGCCTCAAACAATTCTGGCGCTGGGCGAGGACGGACTCAAGGAATACATCAAAACCATCGGCCTGTTCAACAGCAAGGCCGCCAATATCATCAAATTGTGCGAGGCGTTGTTAAGCCGGCATCACGGCCAGGTGCCGCAAAGCCGTGAAGCATTGGAAGCGCTGGCCGGCGTCGGCCGCAAGACCGCCAATGTGATTTTGAACACGGCCTTCGATCAGCCGACCATCGCGGTTGACACCCATATTTTCCGAGTCGCCAACCGCACTGGCTTGGCACCCGGCAAGAATGTGCTGGAAGTGGAGAAAAAACTGGATAAAACCGTACCCAAGCAGCATAAAAAAGATGCCCATCATTTGCTGATTCTGCATGGCCGCTATGTGTGCGTGGCTCGAAAACCGCGCTGCCCAAGCTGTTGCATCGCCGATTTATGCGAGTTTAAGGAAAAAACCTGGCAGTGA
- a CDS encoding ASCH domain-containing protein, translating to MNAYPEKTCEIDRLIRHPKLVEAAINGQKTEQRRDGLYAYPGETFVLEGVSFVVTGVDRQRIGDMTDADARAEGYPSLAMYRDIILKMHASMEWNEDALVWVHRFNRQQPE from the coding sequence GTGAACGCATACCCTGAAAAAACCTGCGAGATTGATCGCCTGATCCGCCATCCGAAACTGGTCGAGGCCGCCATCAATGGCCAAAAGACCGAGCAACGCCGCGATGGCTTATACGCTTATCCCGGCGAAACCTTCGTACTGGAGGGGGTTTCGTTCGTAGTCACCGGCGTTGACCGGCAACGTATCGGCGATATGACCGATGCCGACGCTCGGGCGGAAGGTTATCCGAGTCTGGCGATGTATAGGGACATTATCCTGAAAATGCATGCCAGCATGGAGTGGAACGAGGATGCGCTAGTGTGGGTGCACCGCTTCAATCGGCAACAGCCGGAATAA
- a CDS encoding HvfC family RiPP maturation protein, whose product MNAGFKTKQAEFAAYIRDPDTYPVPADVDPRRMAMYRELFFNNIDSFVSSNFPVMRTILNDQQWQSLTRDFFARHRCRTPHFSEIAEEFLEYLQSERQSDHDFPFLLELAHYEWVEMALSIAKDTPVFGEAAFVDDVFNQTIALSPLAWPLVYQYPVERIGPDYLPQSAPEQATYLIVYRDRDDEVHFMQTTPITYHLLLLIEQQGGIGGEASLWALAAELADRIDPQSLMQFGQQTLRELADKGVIIPAVAD is encoded by the coding sequence ATGAACGCGGGCTTCAAAACCAAGCAGGCCGAGTTTGCCGCCTATATTCGTGATCCCGATACCTATCCGGTCCCGGCCGATGTCGACCCGCGACGCATGGCGATGTACCGCGAGCTGTTTTTTAACAACATCGACAGCTTTGTCAGCAGCAATTTTCCGGTGATGCGGACGATATTGAACGATCAACAGTGGCAATCCCTGACGCGGGATTTTTTTGCTCGACATCGTTGCCGGACTCCGCATTTTTCCGAAATTGCCGAAGAATTTTTGGAATATCTGCAAAGCGAGCGCCAATCGGATCACGATTTCCCGTTTCTGCTGGAACTAGCGCATTACGAATGGGTGGAGATGGCTTTATCGATAGCAAAGGACACTCCGGTATTCGGCGAAGCGGCGTTTGTAGACGATGTGTTCAACCAAACCATCGCCCTTTCACCTTTGGCCTGGCCGTTGGTCTACCAATATCCGGTGGAACGGATAGGCCCGGACTACCTGCCTCAATCCGCGCCGGAACAAGCCACATATCTGATTGTTTACCGAGATCGTGACGACGAGGTACATTTCATGCAAACCACGCCGATCACTTACCATTTGTTGCTGTTGATAGAGCAGCAAGGCGGCATCGGCGGCGAAGCCAGTTTATGGGCTTTGGCGGCCGAATTGGCTGATCGGATCGATCCCCAGTCCCTGATGCAATTCGGCCAGCAAACCTTGCGGGAACTGGCCGACAAAGGCGTCATTATTCCGGCTGTTGCCGATTGA
- a CDS encoding methyl-accepting chemotaxis protein: MFKNMKIGMRLGLGFAVVLLLMVVLTYEGLGGLSTINGKLDKVLDENNVKTALCNTMAENTHIVTRVIRTLILVTTDDEMRTEKEKIDKARAAYNKAREELEKFPASEKGQAIRKAIDDAAEAAREVNNKVIELALANKNAEATELLIKTAAPLTNKWQEAIDDNLQRQIENNEADDKAAEEAYNEVRSLMFLLGGIAIVMGVGIAFWVTRSITVPLNTAMDTAQKIAAGDLSSNIQVNSSDETGQLLAAMKAMTDTLKGVLADTDILIKAAAVGELETRADANKYQGDFRKLVQGVNDTITNIAEPLKVTSGYVDQIAKGIIPANITTDYKGEYRVIRDNLNTLVKMMGDLLAQTDVIIQGATSGVLDKRANADMFQGGWNQLVAGINKTLDGIVLPINEVVEVLTQVEQGDLTRTVKGNYQGQLGDFKDTVNNTIAKLSQTIAEVISAADQLGNASEQISATSQSLSQASSEQASSVEETSSSIEQMAASINQNTENARVTDGMASKASQEASQGGIAVKQTVEAMKSIAGKIGIIDDIAYQTNMLALNAAIEAARAGDHGKGFAVVAAEVRKLAERSQVAAQEIGELAETSVKTAESAGQLLDAIVPSIAKTSDLVQEIAAASQEQSAGVGQVNTAMNQMNQITQQNASASEQLAATAEEMTGQAEQLQNLMSFFKIGQDSKSGFRHSGTKVDKKADRPKQILQVNRVGGDGDINASKFERF, translated from the coding sequence ATGTTTAAAAATATGAAAATCGGGATGCGACTCGGCCTAGGGTTTGCCGTGGTGTTGCTGTTGATGGTGGTTTTGACTTATGAAGGCCTCGGTGGCTTGTCGACTATCAATGGCAAGCTGGATAAAGTCCTGGATGAAAACAACGTTAAAACCGCCCTTTGCAATACCATGGCCGAGAATACCCATATTGTTACGCGTGTCATTCGGACCCTCATTTTGGTGACAACGGATGACGAGATGCGGACGGAAAAGGAAAAAATCGATAAGGCGCGAGCCGCCTATAACAAAGCCAGAGAGGAGCTGGAAAAGTTTCCGGCCAGTGAAAAAGGCCAGGCGATCAGGAAAGCCATCGACGACGCGGCCGAGGCAGCCCGCGAAGTGAACAACAAGGTCATCGAACTGGCGCTGGCCAATAAAAATGCCGAAGCGACCGAGTTACTGATAAAAACCGCCGCGCCGCTGACCAATAAATGGCAGGAGGCCATCGATGACAATCTGCAACGTCAGATCGAGAACAACGAAGCCGATGACAAGGCCGCCGAGGAGGCCTATAACGAGGTGCGCAGCCTGATGTTCCTGTTGGGCGGTATCGCCATCGTCATGGGCGTCGGTATTGCATTCTGGGTGACGCGCTCCATCACAGTACCCCTGAACACCGCGATGGATACCGCCCAAAAAATTGCCGCCGGCGATTTGTCTTCCAATATTCAGGTCAACAGCAGCGATGAAACCGGCCAGTTGCTGGCGGCGATGAAAGCCATGACCGACACGCTGAAAGGCGTACTGGCCGACACCGATATATTGATCAAGGCCGCCGCCGTCGGCGAACTCGAAACCCGTGCCGATGCCAACAAATACCAAGGCGATTTTCGCAAATTGGTACAAGGAGTCAACGATACCATTACCAACATTGCCGAACCACTGAAAGTGACCTCCGGCTATGTCGACCAGATTGCCAAGGGCATCATTCCCGCCAATATCACCACGGACTACAAGGGCGAATACCGAGTAATCCGGGATAACCTCAACACATTGGTCAAGATGATGGGCGATCTGCTGGCGCAGACCGATGTCATCATTCAGGGCGCCACTAGTGGCGTGCTGGATAAACGCGCCAACGCCGACATGTTTCAGGGCGGCTGGAATCAATTGGTGGCCGGCATCAATAAAACCCTGGATGGCATCGTGTTGCCGATCAATGAAGTGGTCGAAGTGTTGACGCAGGTGGAACAAGGCGACCTGACCCGCACCGTCAAGGGCAACTATCAAGGCCAGCTCGGCGACTTCAAGGACACTGTCAATAACACCATCGCCAAACTCTCGCAAACCATCGCCGAAGTGATCAGCGCCGCCGATCAGCTTGGCAATGCGTCCGAGCAAATCAGCGCCACCTCGCAATCCCTGTCGCAAGCTTCCAGCGAGCAGGCCTCCAGCGTCGAGGAAACCAGTTCCAGCATCGAGCAAATGGCGGCCAGCATTAACCAGAATACCGAAAACGCCAGGGTCACCGACGGTATGGCCAGCAAGGCTTCGCAGGAAGCCAGCCAAGGCGGCATCGCCGTCAAGCAAACCGTGGAAGCAATGAAAAGCATCGCCGGCAAAATAGGCATCATCGACGATATCGCCTACCAAACCAATATGCTGGCGTTGAATGCCGCTATCGAAGCCGCTCGTGCCGGCGATCACGGCAAGGGTTTCGCGGTGGTGGCGGCCGAGGTGCGCAAATTGGCCGAACGCAGCCAGGTGGCGGCCCAGGAGATCGGTGAGTTGGCGGAAACCAGCGTCAAAACCGCCGAAAGCGCCGGCCAATTGCTGGATGCCATCGTGCCCAGCATCGCCAAAACCTCCGATTTGGTGCAAGAAATCGCCGCTGCTTCACAGGAGCAATCGGCCGGAGTCGGGCAGGTCAACACCGCGATGAACCAGATGAACCAGATTACTCAGCAAAATGCGTCGGCCAGCGAACAACTGGCGGCCACCGCCGAGGAAATGACCGGCCAGGCCGAACAACTCCAAAATCTGATGAGCTTTTTCAAAATCGGCCAGGACAGTAAATCCGGCTTTAGACATTCCGGTACGAAAGTCGATAAAAAAGCCGACAGACCCAAACAGATTTTGCAGGTTAACCGTGTCGGCGGCGATGGCGACATTAATGCAAGCAAATTTGAACGTTTCTAG
- a CDS encoding HvfB family MNIO-type RiPP peptide maturase — MDKQNTLVNDAGLGLRRSFLNEIVVNPPANVSFYEVAPENWMTLGGKLGKQFRAMTERFDFICHGLSLSIGSSDELDENFVRDLKKFMAEHGIKFYSEHLSYCSHDGHLYDLMPMPFTEAAVKHVAGRIRRVQDILEHKIAIENISYYAAPGQEMSEIDFFKAVVEEADCNVLIDINNIYVNSVNHVYDAETFLKAMPGHRIAYAHIAGHYVEAEDFLVDTHGAPVVDPVWALLDKAYEVFGVFPTLLERDFNLPPLAELLREVDTIRTIQQQASSHPPQRVA; from the coding sequence ATGGATAAGCAAAACACGCTTGTTAACGATGCCGGTTTAGGATTACGGCGGTCTTTTCTGAACGAGATCGTCGTTAATCCGCCCGCCAATGTTAGTTTTTATGAAGTGGCGCCGGAAAACTGGATGACCTTGGGCGGCAAGCTGGGCAAGCAGTTCCGGGCCATGACCGAGCGTTTCGATTTTATCTGCCACGGTTTGTCGTTATCGATAGGCAGTAGCGACGAGCTGGACGAAAACTTCGTCCGTGACCTGAAAAAGTTCATGGCCGAACACGGCATCAAGTTTTATAGCGAACACTTAAGTTATTGCAGTCACGACGGTCATTTATACGACCTGATGCCGATGCCGTTTACCGAAGCTGCGGTCAAGCACGTTGCCGGCCGGATTCGGCGGGTACAGGACATTCTCGAGCACAAAATCGCCATCGAAAACATTTCCTACTATGCCGCGCCCGGCCAAGAAATGTCGGAAATCGATTTTTTCAAGGCGGTGGTCGAGGAAGCCGATTGCAATGTGCTGATCGACATCAACAACATCTACGTCAACAGCGTCAATCACGTTTACGACGCCGAAACCTTTTTAAAAGCCATGCCGGGCCATCGCATCGCCTACGCCCATATAGCTGGCCATTATGTCGAGGCCGAGGATTTTCTGGTCGATACCCACGGCGCGCCGGTGGTCGATCCGGTCTGGGCCTTGCTGGACAAGGCTTATGAAGTATTCGGCGTGTTTCCGACCTTGCTGGAACGCGATTTTAATCTGCCTCCGTTGGCGGAATTATTGAGGGAAGTAGACACTATCCGAACCATTCAGCAACAGGCTTCCAGCCATCCCCCGCAGCGGGTTGCTTGA